The Sphingobium sp. BYY-5 genome contains a region encoding:
- a CDS encoding glycerophosphodiester phosphodiesterase family protein: MSGRRPDPAFLTARPFAHRGLHGAEASENGMAAFDAAIAGGFGIECDVRASRDGTAFVFHDATLARMTEHSEAIASLESTTLDGIALPDGGMIPRLSTLLARCDGAVPLLIEIKSDDRHVAGLCSAVAGKLGGRDAAPVAVMSFHPYAMRWFARYRPEVMRGLVMTQQGKGWLRGRIERNLALWLARPDFLACDIRDLPSRFAAHARRRGLPVLSWTVRSDEERARAARHADQIIFERSHD; this comes from the coding sequence TTGTCCGGCCGGCGGCCTGACCCGGCCTTCCTGACGGCCCGCCCCTTCGCGCATCGTGGGCTGCACGGGGCGGAGGCGAGCGAGAATGGCATGGCGGCGTTCGACGCCGCCATCGCTGGAGGCTTCGGCATCGAATGCGATGTGCGGGCGAGCCGGGACGGCACCGCTTTCGTCTTTCATGACGCCACCCTGGCGCGGATGACGGAGCACAGCGAGGCGATCGCTTCGCTGGAAAGCACCACGCTGGACGGAATCGCGCTGCCCGACGGCGGCATGATCCCCCGACTTTCAACCCTGCTGGCACGTTGCGACGGCGCGGTGCCGCTGCTCATCGAGATCAAGTCGGACGACCGGCATGTCGCGGGCCTGTGCAGCGCGGTTGCGGGGAAGCTGGGTGGCCGGGACGCAGCGCCGGTAGCGGTCATGTCCTTCCACCCCTATGCGATGCGCTGGTTCGCGCGCTACCGGCCGGAGGTGATGCGCGGACTGGTGATGACGCAGCAGGGCAAGGGGTGGCTGCGCGGAAGAATCGAGCGCAACCTTGCGCTTTGGCTGGCGAGACCCGATTTTCTCGCCTGTGACATTCGCGACCTGCCATCCCGCTTCGCGGCCCATGCCCGCCGACGGGGTCTGCCCGTGCTGAGCTGGACCGTGCGCAGCGACGAAGAGCGCGCCCGTGCCGCGCGTCACGCCGACCAAATCATCTTCGAGCGGTCGCATGACTGA
- a CDS encoding RidA family protein: MSIDARLAELGITLPQPAAPVAAYVPAVEANGLLHISGQIALAPDGLMTGRLGEDKDLDYGVAAARICGLNLIAQMKAALGSLDRVERIVKLGAFISSAPSFADQPKVANGASELMVDVFGEAGKHARSAVGVPVLPLNSVVEVDAIVLVRPAA, encoded by the coding sequence ATGAGCATTGACGCCCGCCTCGCCGAACTCGGCATCACCCTGCCCCAGCCCGCCGCCCCGGTCGCCGCCTATGTGCCGGCGGTGGAAGCCAATGGCCTGCTGCATATCAGCGGACAGATCGCGCTGGCCCCGGACGGCCTGATGACCGGCCGCCTGGGCGAGGACAAGGACCTGGACTATGGCGTGGCCGCCGCCCGCATCTGCGGTCTCAACCTGATCGCGCAGATGAAGGCGGCGCTGGGCAGCCTGGACCGGGTAGAACGGATCGTGAAGCTGGGCGCCTTCATATCCAGCGCGCCGTCGTTCGCCGACCAGCCCAAGGTCGCCAACGGCGCATCCGAACTGATGGTCGATGTGTTCGGCGAAGCCGGCAAACATGCCCGCAGCGCGGTGGGCGTGCCGGTGCTGCCGCTCAACAGCGTCGTCGAAGTGGATGCGATCGTCCTTGTCCGGCCGGCGGCCTGA
- a CDS encoding GNAT family N-acetyltransferase, with amino-acid sequence MTEVIARIAAGVADLPREEWDACAGTANPFVSWDFLVALERSGSVGDASGWQPLPLVIDGPDGRIAAAAPLYAKSHSQGEYVFDHGWADAWERAGGRYYPKIQIAAPFSPVPGPRLLLRDPDAAPALIAGIETLVERNGLSSAHATFIAQNQVPLFEAAGWLIREDSQFHWTNRGYGDFEDFLADLSSEKRKNIRKERQRAVRGLEIVHLSGGDLTEAHWDIFWDFYQDTGARKWGQPYLTRHFFSILGEMMADRVLLMLALRDGRAIAGALNLVGADTLYGRYWGCNEDVPNLHFELCYYQAIDVAIAKGLRKVEAGAQGGHKLARGYAPEPTWSAHYIPNSGFRRAVAEYLAVERSDVQHDRLRLAERTPFRKDD; translated from the coding sequence ATGACTGAGGTCATCGCGCGAATCGCCGCCGGCGTGGCCGACCTGCCCAGGGAGGAATGGGACGCCTGCGCCGGGACGGCCAATCCCTTCGTCAGTTGGGATTTCCTGGTGGCGCTGGAACGATCGGGCAGCGTCGGGGACGCAAGCGGCTGGCAACCGCTGCCGCTGGTGATCGACGGGCCGGACGGGCGGATCGCCGCCGCCGCGCCGCTCTATGCCAAGAGCCATAGCCAGGGCGAATATGTGTTCGATCATGGCTGGGCCGACGCCTGGGAACGGGCGGGCGGGCGCTATTATCCCAAGATCCAGATCGCCGCGCCCTTTTCCCCGGTGCCTGGTCCCCGGCTGCTGCTGCGCGATCCCGATGCGGCGCCAGCGCTGATCGCGGGGATCGAGACGCTGGTGGAGCGCAACGGGCTATCGTCGGCCCATGCGACCTTCATCGCGCAGAACCAGGTGCCGTTGTTCGAGGCAGCGGGCTGGCTGATTCGCGAGGACAGCCAGTTCCACTGGACCAACCGGGGCTATGGTGACTTTGAGGATTTCCTGGCGGACCTCTCCAGCGAGAAGCGCAAGAATATCCGCAAGGAACGGCAGCGCGCGGTCAGGGGGCTGGAGATCGTCCATCTGAGCGGCGGCGACCTGACCGAAGCGCATTGGGACATATTCTGGGACTTCTACCAGGATACCGGCGCGCGCAAATGGGGACAGCCCTATCTTACCCGCCACTTCTTCTCGATCCTGGGGGAGATGATGGCCGACCGGGTGCTGCTGATGCTGGCGCTGCGCGATGGGCGGGCGATCGCAGGGGCGCTTAATCTGGTGGGAGCGGATACGCTCTATGGCCGCTATTGGGGCTGTAACGAGGACGTTCCCAACCTGCATTTCGAACTATGCTATTATCAGGCGATCGACGTCGCGATCGCGAAGGGCCTCCGCAAGGTGGAGGCAGGCGCGCAAGGCGGCCACAAGTTGGCGCGGGGCTATGCGCCCGAACCGACCTGGTCCGCGCATTATATTCCCAATTCCGGCTTCAGGCGCGCGGTGGCTGAATATCTGGCCGTCGAGCGGAGTGACGTTCAGCACGACCGGCTTCGGCTGGCCGAACGAACCCCGTTCCGGAAAGACGATTAG
- the pgeF gene encoding peptidoglycan editing factor PgeF produces MIELLKARVLGDMPHGFAGRKGGVSTGLYAGLNVGLGSDDDRTAILRNRELALDAVLPGGQLVTVRQVHSPDVVTATQVFADDARPEADALVTDRPGLLLGILTADCVPVLFVDATAGVIGAAHAGWKGAIGGVTDATLTAMVALGARRDRISCAIGPCIGRSFYEVTEDFAHRFEEADAENGRFFLEGRAGHMQFDIGGYVASRLAAAGVGWVEMLDEDTYSQPERFFSYRRSCHLGEPGYGRQISMIGLPG; encoded by the coding sequence GTGATCGAACTGCTGAAGGCACGGGTGCTTGGGGATATGCCGCATGGTTTTGCCGGGCGGAAAGGCGGGGTATCGACCGGGCTTTATGCCGGGCTCAATGTAGGATTGGGATCGGATGACGATCGCACGGCGATTTTACGCAACCGAGAGTTAGCGCTCGATGCGGTGCTGCCGGGCGGACAGCTTGTCACCGTGCGGCAGGTACATTCGCCGGACGTGGTGACAGCGACGCAGGTCTTCGCCGATGATGCGCGACCCGAAGCGGACGCGCTGGTGACGGATCGTCCTGGGCTGTTGCTGGGCATATTGACGGCGGACTGCGTGCCGGTGCTGTTTGTCGATGCGACGGCGGGGGTGATAGGGGCCGCCCATGCAGGCTGGAAGGGTGCGATTGGCGGCGTGACCGATGCAACATTGACGGCCATGGTTGCTCTGGGCGCACGGCGGGATCGGATCTCGTGCGCGATCGGTCCATGCATTGGGCGCTCCTTCTATGAGGTGACGGAGGATTTCGCGCATCGCTTCGAGGAAGCGGATGCGGAAAATGGCCGCTTCTTTTTGGAAGGACGCGCGGGGCATATGCAGTTCGACATTGGCGGCTATGTCGCGTCGCGCCTTGCGGCGGCCGGCGTTGGCTGGGTGGAGATGCTGGACGAAGACACATATAGCCAGCCGGAACGGTTTTTCAGCTATCGTCGGTCCTGTCATCTGGGCGAACCCGGCTATGGGCGCCAGATCTCGATGATTGGCTTACCGGGCTGA
- a CDS encoding amino acid permease, translating into MIFGRVKPLDAILATAEKKSLHRSLGGFQLTMLGIGAVIGTGIFVLTAEAAQKAGPGMMLSFIIAGFVCAVAALCYAEMAAMVPVSGSAYTYSYAVMGELIAWMVGWALILEYAVAAGAVSVGWSGYVVGLIEHTFHIDIPDLLTRGPFDGGMINLPAMLIASLVTWLLVIGTKESATVNAVLVAIKVSALTLFIVLALPVINMDKFTPFAPLGFSGVSAAAASIFFAYVGFDAVSTAAEETKNPQRNMPIGLIGSLGICTLFYMLVAAGVIGTVGAQPVTAGGIPIAQGGVALAPGSTALSQQCAALAAAGTEAVTCSKEALAWTLREIGWPQIGNLLGLAAGLALPSVILMMMFGQTRIFFVMSRDGLLPAMFSKVHPTYKTPYVITILTGIFVALFAAFFPVGILADISNSGTLFAFAAVSIAVMVLRRTDAGRARPFRTPIVNVTAPIAIAGCAYLFWSLGVETKLMFVGWAAVGLLVYFGYSRNRSHVGRGVVDVAEDQPGIPPQPVPPLPGAPTPGGQDA; encoded by the coding sequence ATGATATTCGGGCGCGTTAAGCCTCTCGACGCCATTCTGGCGACGGCAGAGAAGAAATCGCTGCATCGTTCGCTGGGGGGATTCCAGCTCACCATGTTGGGCATCGGCGCCGTCATCGGCACCGGCATTTTCGTGCTGACGGCTGAAGCCGCCCAAAAGGCGGGGCCGGGCATGATGCTCTCCTTCATCATCGCTGGCTTCGTCTGCGCCGTGGCGGCGCTTTGCTATGCCGAAATGGCCGCCATGGTCCCGGTGTCGGGGTCTGCCTACACATACAGCTATGCGGTGATGGGCGAACTCATCGCCTGGATGGTGGGATGGGCGCTTATCCTGGAATATGCCGTGGCCGCCGGTGCGGTGTCGGTCGGCTGGTCCGGATATGTCGTGGGCCTCATCGAACATACATTCCATATCGATATCCCCGATCTGCTGACGCGCGGGCCGTTCGACGGGGGTATGATCAACCTGCCTGCGATGCTGATCGCGTCGCTCGTCACCTGGCTGCTGGTCATCGGCACCAAGGAAAGCGCCACGGTCAACGCCGTGCTGGTCGCCATCAAGGTGTCGGCGCTGACCCTGTTCATCGTCCTGGCGCTGCCGGTCATCAACATGGACAAGTTCACCCCGTTCGCGCCGCTCGGCTTCTCGGGTGTTTCAGCGGCCGCAGCTTCGATCTTCTTCGCCTATGTCGGTTTCGACGCCGTCTCCACCGCGGCGGAGGAAACCAAGAATCCGCAACGCAACATGCCGATCGGCCTGATCGGCTCGCTCGGCATCTGCACCCTCTTCTACATGCTGGTCGCGGCCGGCGTCATCGGCACCGTCGGCGCGCAGCCGGTGACGGCGGGCGGTATCCCGATCGCACAAGGCGGTGTTGCGCTGGCTCCCGGCTCGACCGCCCTGTCGCAGCAGTGCGCCGCGCTGGCCGCCGCCGGCACCGAAGCGGTCACTTGCTCGAAGGAAGCGCTGGCCTGGACGCTGCGTGAAATCGGCTGGCCACAGATCGGCAACCTGCTCGGCCTCGCAGCCGGCCTGGCCCTGCCGTCGGTTATCCTGATGATGATGTTCGGCCAGACCCGCATCTTCTTCGTCATGAGCCGCGACGGCCTGCTGCCGGCGATGTTCTCAAAGGTCCATCCGACCTATAAGACGCCCTATGTCATCACCATCCTGACCGGCATCTTCGTTGCGCTGTTTGCGGCCTTCTTCCCGGTTGGCATTTTGGCGGACATTTCCAATTCGGGCACCTTGTTCGCTTTTGCCGCCGTTTCGATCGCGGTGATGGTGCTGCGCAGGACCGATGCCGGACGCGCCCGTCCGTTCCGGACGCCGATCGTCAATGTCACCGCGCCGATCGCGATAGCGGGCTGCGCCTATCTCTTCTGGAGCCTGGGGGTGGAAACCAAGCTGATGTTCGTTGGCTGGGCAGCGGTCGGCCTGCTGGTCTATTTTGGCTACAGCCGTAACCGCAGCCATGTCGGCCGCGGTGTGGTGGATGTGGCGGAGGACCAGCCGGGCATTCCGCCGCAGCCGGTGCCGCCGCTGCCCGGCGCGCCTACGCCGGGTGGGCAGGACGCCTGA
- a CDS encoding DUF3572 domain-containing protein has translation MRPDSPNRKSDSSKDPAMLALLALGWTLADPARADRLLALTGLDADALRMGIDNPGVLGAVLGFLADHEPDLIACAEATDTTPAALIAAQESLSR, from the coding sequence ATGCGACCCGACAGTCCGAATCGCAAGTCAGATAGCAGCAAAGATCCCGCCATGCTGGCGTTGCTGGCGCTGGGATGGACGCTGGCCGACCCCGCACGGGCGGATCGGCTGCTGGCGTTGACGGGACTGGACGCGGACGCATTGCGCATGGGGATCGACAACCCCGGCGTATTGGGCGCGGTGCTCGGCTTCCTGGCGGACCATGAGCCTGATCTGATTGCCTGCGCCGAAGCGACCGACACCACGCCCGCCGCCCTGATCGCCGCGCAGGAGAGTCTGAGCCGATGA
- the istA gene encoding IS21 family transposase: protein MALLSVIRRWHFRDHLPIREIARRTGLSRNTIRKYLRSETIDPRFKVPDRPSKLDPFAEHLAAWLRREMGRSRKQKRTIKQFHADLVSLGYEGSYNRVAAFARDWREDYRRQQQIGGRGTFVPLSFAPGEAFQFDWSEDWAIIAGVRTKLQVAHFKLSYSRAFIVRAYLLQTHEMLFDAHNHAFRVLGGVPRRGIYDNMRTAVDKVGRGKKRTVNARFLTMVSHYLFEAEFCNPAAGWEKGQVEKNVQDARHRLWQPTPQAESLDALNLWLEERCKALWEDIPHGIEPGSVANAWADESECLMVAGRPFDGFVEYRKRVSPTCLIHFERNRYSVPASFANRTVSLRVYPDRFQVVAEGQPICTHQRIINRSHDGPGHTVYDWRHYLAVVQRKPGALRNGAPFLELPDAFQRLQRHLLRNPGGDREMVEILALVLHHNEQLVLTAVTMALEAGVPTKTHILNLLYRLVDGKPISTPPVTAPQALKLVSEPMANVERYDDLRKEKRHAS, encoded by the coding sequence ATGGCGTTATTAAGCGTTATCCGGCGCTGGCATTTTCGCGATCATCTACCGATCCGGGAGATAGCGCGGCGCACCGGACTATCACGCAACACGATCCGCAAATATTTGCGGTCCGAGACGATCGATCCGCGGTTCAAGGTGCCCGATCGACCAAGCAAACTGGACCCATTTGCTGAGCATCTGGCGGCCTGGCTGCGGCGCGAGATGGGCCGATCGCGCAAGCAGAAGCGCACGATCAAGCAGTTTCACGCCGATCTGGTGAGCCTGGGCTATGAAGGATCCTACAACCGGGTTGCCGCTTTTGCTCGGGACTGGCGCGAAGATTATCGGCGCCAGCAACAGATTGGCGGGCGTGGGACATTCGTGCCCCTATCGTTCGCGCCGGGGGAAGCTTTTCAGTTTGATTGGAGCGAGGACTGGGCAATCATCGCCGGGGTTCGGACCAAGCTGCAGGTCGCGCATTTCAAGCTCAGTTACAGCCGGGCATTCATCGTGCGTGCCTACCTTCTGCAAACCCATGAGATGCTGTTCGACGCCCATAATCACGCCTTCCGCGTGCTGGGCGGCGTGCCGCGCCGGGGTATCTATGACAATATGCGCACTGCCGTCGACAAGGTCGGGCGTGGCAAGAAACGCACCGTCAACGCACGCTTCCTGACGATGGTCAGCCACTATCTGTTCGAAGCTGAGTTCTGTAACCCGGCTGCGGGATGGGAAAAGGGGCAGGTCGAGAAGAATGTCCAGGATGCGCGGCACCGTCTGTGGCAACCAACGCCGCAGGCCGAGAGCCTTGATGCGCTGAACCTGTGGCTGGAGGAGCGCTGCAAGGCGTTATGGGAGGACATCCCTCACGGGATCGAACCCGGATCGGTTGCCAATGCCTGGGCCGATGAATCTGAGTGTCTGATGGTTGCGGGCAGGCCCTTCGATGGTTTTGTGGAATATCGCAAACGGGTATCGCCGACCTGCCTCATCCACTTTGAGCGCAATCGCTACAGCGTACCGGCCTCTTTCGCCAATCGCACTGTCAGCCTGCGCGTCTATCCTGATCGCTTCCAGGTCGTCGCCGAGGGACAGCCAATCTGCACGCATCAGCGCATCATCAACCGCTCTCACGACGGTCCAGGTCATACGGTTTATGACTGGCGCCATTATCTGGCGGTCGTGCAGCGCAAGCCCGGCGCCCTGCGCAACGGTGCGCCCTTCCTTGAGCTACCCGATGCGTTCCAGCGTCTGCAGCGACATCTGTTGCGCAATCCTGGCGGCGACAGGGAAATGGTCGAAATACTGGCGCTGGTTCTTCATCATAATGAGCAACTGGTGTTGACGGCGGTCACCATGGCGCTGGAGGCTGGCGTTCCGACCAAGACCCATATCCTCAATCTGCTCTACAGGCTGGTCGACGGAAAACCGATCTCCACGCCGCCGGTGACGGCGCCCCAGGCGCTCAAGCTGGTCAGCGAGCCGATGGCCAATGTCGAACGCTATGATGATCTGCGCAAGGAGAAGCGTCATGCGTCATGA
- a CDS encoding MFS transporter, with protein sequence MSQTPPPGTTQRSKNIGFREFVLLCACLMAMNALSTDPMLPALPAISQDLAIPHPNDRQLIISLYFLGLGLGSLLFGVLSDRFGRKQVLGVSMVFFILSSASCAAASSFSMLLVSRVCAGFFAGASRVVTVGIVRDQFKGDAMARVMSLIFAVFMLIPVMAPSFGQAILWVGPWRWIFWALALQASLILLWMLLRMPETLKPENRMRITPGTLLGTIGTVIRTRSSIGYMLASGVVMSGLVGFILSIQQIFYDVFKAQTFFPIGFALIAGSMGVGSLVNSRLVSRFGARRLSQSALLAFIAIALIHLAVILSGLETLATFLVLQGMTMLTISFTGSNFSAISMEPFSKGAGIASSFQAFLTTALSSALGSIVGRAFNGTTLPLTLGLLVFGSFAFLIVIWAEHGKLFTRPHHNALREAEFDAVH encoded by the coding sequence ATGTCCCAAACCCCTCCCCCCGGCACGACGCAACGGAGCAAAAATATCGGATTCCGTGAATTCGTGCTGCTGTGCGCCTGCCTGATGGCGATGAACGCACTGTCGACCGATCCGATGCTGCCCGCGCTGCCCGCAATCAGCCAGGACTTGGCGATCCCGCATCCCAACGACCGGCAGCTCATCATCAGCCTTTATTTTCTGGGGCTGGGGCTAGGCTCGCTGCTGTTCGGGGTCCTTTCCGACCGGTTCGGGCGCAAGCAGGTGCTGGGCGTCTCGATGGTGTTCTTCATCCTTTCCTCGGCATCCTGCGCAGCAGCCTCCAGCTTCTCCATGCTGCTGGTCAGCCGCGTCTGCGCGGGATTCTTCGCCGGGGCGAGCCGCGTCGTCACCGTCGGCATCGTGCGCGACCAGTTCAAGGGCGACGCCATGGCGCGCGTGATGTCGCTCATCTTCGCCGTCTTCATGCTGATCCCGGTGATGGCGCCCAGCTTTGGCCAGGCGATCCTGTGGGTCGGGCCGTGGCGCTGGATCTTCTGGGCGCTCGCCCTCCAGGCGAGCCTGATCCTGCTGTGGATGCTGCTGCGGATGCCCGAAACGCTGAAGCCGGAGAACCGGATGCGGATCACACCGGGCACGTTGCTGGGCACGATCGGGACAGTCATCCGCACGCGCAGTTCGATCGGCTATATGCTGGCAAGCGGCGTCGTGATGAGCGGCCTCGTCGGTTTCATCCTGTCGATTCAGCAGATCTTCTACGACGTTTTCAAGGCGCAGACCTTTTTCCCGATCGGCTTTGCCCTGATCGCCGGATCGATGGGCGTGGGCAGCCTGGTCAACAGCCGCCTGGTGTCACGTTTCGGCGCACGGCGGCTGAGCCAGAGCGCGCTGCTGGCCTTCATCGCCATCGCACTGATCCACCTGGCGGTGATCCTGTCCGGCCTGGAAACGCTCGCCACCTTCCTGGTGCTGCAGGGGATGACGATGCTGACCATTTCCTTCACCGGGTCCAATTTCAGTGCCATCTCGATGGAGCCTTTTTCCAAGGGCGCCGGCATCGCCTCCTCTTTTCAGGCGTTCCTCACCACTGCCTTGTCGAGCGCGCTCGGCAGCATTGTCGGTCGCGCCTTCAACGGTACGACCTTGCCGCTGACGCTGGGACTGCTGGTGTTCGGATCATTCGCTTTCCTGATCGTGATCTGGGCCGAACACGGCAAGCTCTTCACCCGGCCCCATCACAACGCGCTGCGGGAAGCGGAGTTCGACGCGGTACACTGA
- a CDS encoding HAD family hydrolase, translating to MTRPLIITDCDEVLLHMVVPFRQWLDETHDVHFNMYDRHFGEALRHKDSGIVLERELVWALLVEFFDTEMHRQAPIAGAVETLGRLSRIADIVVLTNIGERHHGARVEQLASHGLELPVQWNHGGKGPPLARIAAERQPCVTLFIDDLAEHHASVATHAPDVWRLHMVGEPEIAPGVFAAVHAHARIDDWAQAERWIEARLADGPAPSPLLPHDGATA from the coding sequence ATGACACGCCCCCTCATCATCACCGACTGCGACGAGGTGCTGCTGCACATGGTCGTGCCGTTCCGCCAATGGCTGGACGAGACGCATGATGTGCATTTCAACATGTATGACCGCCATTTCGGTGAGGCATTGCGCCACAAGGACAGCGGCATCGTGCTGGAACGCGAGCTGGTCTGGGCGCTGCTGGTCGAATTTTTCGATACGGAAATGCACCGGCAGGCGCCGATCGCCGGCGCGGTCGAGACGCTGGGGCGGCTTTCCCGGATCGCCGACATCGTCGTGCTGACCAATATCGGCGAGCGGCATCATGGCGCGCGGGTGGAGCAGCTTGCCAGCCATGGCCTGGAGCTGCCGGTGCAATGGAACCATGGCGGCAAAGGTCCGCCACTGGCGCGCATCGCCGCCGAACGGCAACCGTGCGTCACCCTATTCATCGACGACCTGGCCGAACATCATGCGTCAGTCGCAACCCATGCACCGGATGTGTGGCGGCTGCACATGGTAGGCGAGCCGGAGATCGCGCCCGGCGTGTTCGCCGCCGTCCATGCTCATGCCCGGATCGACGATTGGGCGCAGGCCGAACGCTGGATCGAGGCACGCCTGGCCGACGGTCCCGCCCCTTCCCCTCTTCTTCCCCATGATGGAGCCACAGCATGA